AAGAAATTGCCGTCATGCGGTATCTCCAAGAGGCCATCATTCCCATTGGCGAACTTGAGGCTCTTGAAAAAGAAAAAGCATATATGACACACCCCGACCGTTATAAAGCCGCCCTTTCATCCGCCTAAACCACTTTCCTTTTTTCGTTATGTCTGCACAAAAATTGAACCTAAAGGAAGACCTCCACATACATTCCACCTTTTCGGATGGGGCTGATAGCATTGAAGAGAATATCAAAATGGCTATTGGCCGTGGATTGACCCACATCTGTTGCGTAGATCATGTTAGGAAAAGCACCAATTGGGTTCCAAACTACGTGGATCAGATACACCAACTCCGCCGAAAATATGAAGGCCAAATCAAGATTGGAATTGGAATCGAGGCAAAATTCCTGAATGCCTCCGGCGAACTTGATCTCCCAGAAAATATTGAAGGGGTTGAATATATTTTTGCTGCCGATCATCAATTCCCTTATGGTAACGATATTTATCACCCAAGACAGATTAAGGAGTTGATAAATGAAGGATTGGTTAAGCAGGAAGTACTTTTCCGTCATCTTATCCGTGCAACTATTGGTGCGATGTGGAAATATTCGGATGATGCAACGGTTGTAATTGCACACTTATTCAGTATTTTACCTAAAATCGGGCTTTTAGAGCAAGACATCCACCTTGAACTTAAAGCAGCTTTGGCACGTGCGGCTATAGAAACGGGTTCT
This genomic stretch from Rhodothermia bacterium harbors:
- a CDS encoding PHP domain-containing protein, which codes for MSAQKLNLKEDLHIHSTFSDGADSIEENIKMAIGRGLTHICCVDHVRKSTNWVPNYVDQIHQLRRKYEGQIKIGIGIEAKFLNASGELDLPENIEGVEYIFAADHQFPYGNDIYHPRQIKELINEGLVKQEVLFRHLIRATIGAMWKYSDDATVVIAHLFSILPKIGLLEQDIHLELKAALARAAIETGSLIEISERWQCPQLESAHFLWEMGVQMPVSTDSHKKETIGEYQFVRTIATQLPLLALTID